The following coding sequences lie in one Lolium perenne isolate Kyuss_39 chromosome 2, Kyuss_2.0, whole genome shotgun sequence genomic window:
- the LOC127336754 gene encoding beta-fructofuranosidase, insoluble isoenzyme 7, giving the protein MNGIEHPSNGRTAYHFQPAKNWQNDPNGPMYHNGIYHFFYQYNPREATWGDGKLSWGHSVSGDLVNWAALENALDATAHFDINGCYSGSATVLEGGRPAILYTGMNADMEQVQNVAFAKNPSDPLLREWEKPSCNPVIPIPADVTGNNFRDPTEAWRGRDGLWRVGVGAEVGGLGSILVFRSADFLRWERNAAPLHVSSQEIPELECPDLFPVAEQGTVGLDVSTPSGPGVTHVLKLSDLAREDHYMVGRYDDAAETFLPGEPERGVDCRNWRRFDHGHLYASKSFYDARKKRRVLWAWVDETDGGGVARGWAGLQAFPRAMWLDSDGKRLVQWPVEEIETLRRKRVGLERATEVEAGGTKEIAGILSSQADVEVVFEIPNLEEAETLDPKWLLDPPGLCAEKGASVHGGVGPFGLLVMASGDLEEHTAVFFRVFRHLDTYKVLMCTDLTKSSTKEGVHKTSYGAFLDVDVEKDKFLSLRTLIDHTVVESFGDGGRTCMTARVYPEHVATSSSQLYVFNKGTCAVKVSKLEAWELATAAMNGGASGSVEPDVGAL; this is encoded by the exons ATGAATGGAATCGAGCACCCGAGCAATGGCCGAACCGCCTACCACTTCCAACCTGCGAAGAATTGGCAAAATGATCCCAATG GGCCAATGTACCACAACGGCATCTACCACTTCTTCTACCAGTACAATCCCCGGGAGGCCACATGGGGCGACGGCAAGCTGTCCTGGGGCCACTCCGTCTCCGGCGACCTCGTGAACTGGGCTGCCCTCGAAAATGCGCTCGACGCCACCGCCCACTTCGACATTAACGGCTGCTACTCGGGCTCCGCCACAGTCCTCGAAGGCGGTCGCCCGGCCATCCTCTACACCGGCATGAACGCCGACATGGAGCAGGTACAGAACGTGGCCTTCGCCAAGAACCCCTCCGACCCGCTCCTCCGCGAGTGGGAGAAGCCCAGCTGCAACCCGGTCATCCCGATCCCCGCGGACGTCACCGGCAACAACTTCCGCGATCCGACAGAGGCGTGGCGTGGACGCGACGGCCTGTGGCGAGTCGGAGTCGGAGCAGAGGTCGGCGGCCTGGGCTCAATACTCGTCTTCCGGAGCGCGGACTTCCTCCGCTGGGAGCGCAACGCGGCGCCTCTGCACGTCAGCTCGCAGGAGATCCCCGAGCTTGAGTGCCCCGACTTGTTCCCGGTGGCGGAGCAGGGCACGGTGGGGCTCGACGTGTCGACGCCGAGCGGCCCGGGAGTGACGCACGTGCTCAAGCTCAGCGACCTGGCCAGGGAGGACCACTACATGGTGGGGCGGTACGACGACGCGGCGGAAACGTTCTTGCCAGGGGAGCCTGAGCGTGGCGTCGACTGCAGGAACTGGCGCCGGTTCGACCACGGCCACCTCTACGCATCCAAGTCCTTCTACGACGCGCGCAAGAAGCGGCGCGTGCTGTGGGCGTGGGTCGACGAgaccgacggcggcggcgtcgccaGAGGCTGGGCCGGCCTCCAGGCGTTCCCGAGGGCGATGTGGCTGGACTCCGACGGGAAGCGGCTTGTGCAGTGGCCAGTGGAGGAGATCGAAACGCTGCGGAGGAAGCGGGTCGGCCTGGAGCGGGCGACTGAGGTGGAGGCCGGCGGCACGAAGGAGATCGCCGGCATCCTGAGCTCCCAGGCCGACGTGGAGGTCGTCTTCGAGATCCCAAACCTCGAGGAGGCCGAGACATTGGACCCGAAATGGCTGCTGGATCCGCCGGGGCTCTGCGCGGAGAAGGGTGCGTCCGTGCACGGTGGAGTCGGCCCGTTCGGGCTGCTCGTCATGGCCTCCGGCGACCTGGAAGAGCACACGGCTGTGTTCTTCAGGGTGTTCAGGCACCTTGACACGTACAAGGTCCTCATGTGCACCGACCTCACAAA GTCATCTACGAAAGAAGGGGTACACAAGACATCCTACGGAGCATTTCTGGACGTGGACGTGGAGAAGGACAAGTTCTTGTCGCTCAGAACACTG ATCGATCACACGGTGGTGGAGAGCTTCGGCGACGGCGGGAGGACTTGCATGACGGCCCGTGTGTACCCGGAGCACGTGGCGACGAGTAGCAGCCAACTGTACGTGTTCAACAAAGGGACATGTGCCGTGAAGGTCTCCAAGCTGGAGGCGTGGGAGCTAGCGACGGCGGCCATGAACGGTGGAGCCAGCGGTTCCGTTGAACCGGACGTCGGGGCTTTGTAG
- the LOC139836190 gene encoding uncharacterized protein gives MLGIHDGVQPNLSYLEKELGPKQPADDLYLRKFVIYLISSIFAPTTGIKVSPKCYPFVMNATSVSTLNWAKFIIDILIQTANAKDKKNWFKACMPYLMIVYVDSLETNSLDVPGDGTRCCVWSNCMISLVAGLDTNNDGSFGRLPLKPCFRTNLSLFTTERTDVDMFIKRHLPANHTDEDLSKYRPAVINMCYIFEDGLAKFINSLGKADDKGITNNQVEEEVAVLRNIQMDKPKRRRRTKVSEHAVAAQTSENSCHEQGDLQRDDQVPQNQEASPNAMAEKPKKRKYVAGLGGQRAAKKLVPVSNVDSLQRSDQGADHSDEAAREKMELPHVASNVSVTVDATTNALNQLQFYGTPSQTSNDTIEKDQPAQHTPSTVHVQLKDELQKECTSGIYPGRTSSGKKRKSIIFDIEEKDMQINTNYTDKGGEHHLGL, from the exons ATGCTTGGTATACacgatggtgtgcaacccaatctTTCATATTTGGAGAAGGAGCTAGGACCGAAGCAACCTGCAGATGATTTGTATCTTAGGAAGTTTGTCATTTATCTGATTAGTTCAATCTTTGCTCCAACCACTGGCATAAAGGTTAGCCCAAAGTGTTACCCTTTTGTCATGAATGCAACTTCAGTCAGTACTCTGAATTGGGCCAAGTTCATCATAGACATACTTATACAAACTGCAAACGCTAAAGACAAGAAGAATTGGTTTAAGGCATGTATGCCATATCTCATG ATAGTTTACGTTGACTCCTTGGAAACAAACTCACTGGATGTTCCAGGAGATGGTACTCGATGTTGTGTCTGGTCAAATTGTATGATCAGTTTGGTAGCTGGTTTGGACACTAACAATGATGGATCATTCGGACGGTTACCG CTGAAGCCTTGTTTCAGGACCAACCTATCTCTATTTACCACAGAACGTACAGATGTTGACATGTTCATAAAACGACATCTTCCAGCCAATCACACAGACGAG GATTTGTCCAAGTACAGGCCTGCTGTCATTAACATGTGTTATATTTTCGAAGATGGTTTGGCTAAATTCATCAACTCCTTAGGAAAGGCAGATGATAAAGGAATCACAAACAACCAGGTTGAAGAAGAAGTTGCTGTCTTGAGGAACATCCAGATGGATAAACCAAAAAGGAGGAGGCGTACAAAAGTATCTGAACATGCTGTAGCGGCACAAACCAGTGAAAATTCCTGCCATGAGCAAGGAGACCTGCAAAGGGATGATCAAGTACCACAAAACCAGGAGGCATCACCTAATGCCATGGCAGaaaaacccaagaagaggaagtatGTTGCTGGTTTGGGAGGACAAAGAGCTGCCAAAAAACTGGTTCCTGTTAGTAATGTGGACTCATTACAGAGGTCTGATCAAGGTGCTGATCATAGCGATGAAGCAGCACGCGAGAAGATGGAGTTACCGCACGTTGCTTCCAATGTATCTGTCACCGTGGATGCCACCACAAATGCTCTGAATCAGCTGCAGTTCTATGGAACCCCCTCACAAACAAGCAACGATACGATTGAGAAGGATCAACCAGCGCAACATACACCATCCACAGTACATGTACAATTAAAGGATGAATTGCAAAAAGAATGCACCAGCGGCATTTATCCAGGAAGAACATCAAGTGGGAAAAAAAGGAAGTCAATTATATTTGATATTGAGGAAAAAGacatgcagatcaacaccaattaTACCGACAAAGGTGGAGAACATCATCTTGGACTATAA
- the LOC127329564 gene encoding protein FAR1-RELATED SEQUENCE 5-like translates to MDLDLNVTLEDIEDLEDVVHPKEAQGDLGHVEVAAVEVHISGGNTGPSTETDVLTGITLSSDDSGGEDEVQSTPSSQPTVEKPYPGMMFDSWEQARLHYNRYAKHVGFSIKSSTSRNSTIDKEKDKCLFVCNKSGKNPDINRLEAPPVKQCNRAIPVKTDCKAHLRVKRRGKKWHVTMFIEEHNHPCLKKFSLKRFLRSHRGIPKEERDFIRLLHKVNLSAGRLMSIMAELYGKLANVPYVTKDVSNFMATIDVPETQQDMSLLLAEFDKVKKDDPQFFSKIDVDHDHRVRRIFWVDGPARAAYKLYSDRLSFDTTYMTNMYNMPFAPFIGINRYGQSIQLGCGFLKNERMEDFVWLFETFLEAMDGLHPTNIITDQDGAMRSAILTTFPNSCHKNCRWHIMQNFQPVLGNDMAKNEDLRREFNEIIDHSMTEDEFERRWAEMIIKYNVGDNTHLADVYDLRSSFVPAYFRDRFFPFLQTTARSEGFNAVLKRYVRPHNSLVHFFKQYMKLQEKIDVAEEGNEFEMEDKTLRMWGDWPLEKQSIQVYTRPIYLRFRAEIRKVTSYNANLVEGHLFDVVPIT, encoded by the coding sequence ATGGATCTGGACCTAAATGTTACACTGGAAGATATTGAAGATCTTGAAGATGTAGTTCATCCAAAAGAAGCTCAAGGTGATCTAGGACATGTAGAAGTTGCTGCAGTTGAAGTTCACATATCTGGTGGCAACACAGGACCATCAACAGAAACTGATGTACTTACTGGAATTACCCTATCTAGCGATGATTCAGGTGGAGAAGATGAAGTTCAGTCAACTCCAAGTAGCCAGCCAACTGTTGAGAAACCATATCCAGGGATGATGTTTGATAGTTGGGAGCAAGCTAGACTGCATTATAATCGGTATGCTAAGCATGTAGGCTTTTCAATAAAGTCTAGTACATCCAGAAACTCTACCATTGATAAGGAGAAAGACAAATGCCTATTTGTTTGCAACAAAAGTGGGAAGAACCCTGATATCAATAGGCTGGAAGCTCCACCAGTGAAACAATGCAATCGTGCAATACCTGTTAAGACTGACTGCAAGGCACATCTGCGAGTGAAAAGAAGAGGCAAAAAGTGGCATGTAACAATGTTTATAGAAGAGCACAATCATCCATGTCTCAAGAAATTTTCTTTGAAAAGGTTCTTGAGATCTCACAGGGGAATCCCAAAGGAAGAAAGAGACTTCATCAGGCTACTTCACAAGGTCAACCTGTCAGCTGGAAGACTGATGTCTATTATGGCAGAGTTGTATGGCAAGCTTGCTAATGTTCCCTATGTTACAAAAGATGTTAGCAACTTCATGGCAACAATTGATGTGCCAGAAACTCAGCAAGACATGTCACTGTTACTTGCAGAGTTTGATAAGGTGAAAAAGGATGATCCGCAGTTCTTCTCCAAAATAGATGTTGATCATGATCACCGAGTTCGGCGGATTTTCTGGGTTGATGGGCCAGCAAGAGCTGCATACAAGCTTTACAGTGATCGTTTGTCTTTTGACACTACCTACATGACAAACATGTACAACATGCCCTTTGCGCCGTTCATTGGGATAAATAGGTATGGTCAATCAATTCAACTTGGTTGTGGGTTCCTAAAAAATGAAAGGATGGAAGATTTTGTTTGGCTATTTGAGACATTTCTTGAGGCGATGGATGGTTTGCATCCAactaacatcatcactgatcagGATGGTGCAATGAGGAGTGCCATTTTGACAACTTTTCCAAATTCATGCCACAAGAATTGTAGATGGCACATAATGCAAAATTTCCAACCTGTGCTAGGAAATGACATGGCTAAGAATGAAGATCTACGGAGAGAGTTCAATGAGATCATTGACCATAGCATGACAGAGGATGAATTTGAAAGAAGGTGGGCAGAAATGATCATCAAGTACAATGTAGGGGACAATACACATTTGGCGGACGTCTATGATCTGAGATCCAGTTTTGTCCCTGCTTACTTCAGGGATAGGTTCTTCCCATTCCTACAAACTACAGCGCGTAGCGAAGGGTTCAATGCTGTTTTGAAAAGATATGTTAGACCACACAACAGCCTCGTGCATTTCTTCAAACAGTACATGAAACTACAAGAGAAAATAGATGTTGCAGAAGAAGGTAATGAATTCGAAATGGAAGACAAGACTCTAAGGATGTGGGGAGATTGGCCACTTGAGAAACAATCTATACAGGTGTACACCAGGCCCATCTACCTGCGTTTCAGGGCTGAGATTCGTAAAGTTACATCTTACAATGCAAATCTAGTTGAGGGGCATCTGTTTGATGTTGTTCCAATAACATGA